Proteins from a single region of Petrotoga mexicana DSM 14811:
- a CDS encoding chemotaxis protein CheX, with translation MEKPSVVKEIEKHYDVVTNIGFTGELEGNILYSFTENVAKDIVNNMMDGMMKIEEINDMAISAIGELGNMVSGSIATNLEKYGYNIVVTPPSVFTGKIVKVNSKGVILGFPVYVSGDNEMDLYFIYREANKDF, from the coding sequence TTGGAAAAGCCCTCTGTTGTTAAAGAAATTGAAAAGCATTACGATGTGGTTACTAATATAGGTTTTACAGGTGAACTTGAAGGAAATATTCTTTATTCCTTTACCGAGAATGTCGCAAAGGATATAGTTAATAATATGATGGATGGTATGATGAAAATAGAGGAGATTAATGATATGGCTATCAGCGCCATAGGAGAACTTGGCAACATGGTTTCTGGTTCCATAGCAACTAATCTTGAAAAATATGGTTATAATATAGTTGTAACCCCTCCATCCGTATTCACTGGCAAGATTGTAAAAGTGAATTCTAAAGGTGTTATATTGGGGTTTCCCGTTTACGTTTCTGGTGACAACGAAATGGATTTGTACTTTATTTACAGAGAAGCGAACAAGGATTTTTAG
- the rpmB gene encoding 50S ribosomal protein L28, whose translation MSRKCEICGKSPATGNTVAKSKVTTRRVWKPNLQKIRVVTDEGTVRKMYVCTKCLKSGKVQKA comes from the coding sequence ATGTCTAGAAAATGCGAGATATGCGGAAAAAGTCCGGCGACTGGAAACACCGTTGCTAAATCAAAAGTAACGACCAGGAGGGTATGGAAGCCTAACCTTCAAAAGATAAGAGTAGTAACCGACGAAGGTACAGTAAGAAAAATGTATGTTTGTACGAAATGTTTAAAATCTGGAAAAGTTCAAAAGGCATAA